The following DNA comes from Myxococcales bacterium.
CTGCGCGGCCTGCAAACGCCCCTTGGCCACGCGACGCTGCAGGGGAACCTCGAAGAGAACGCCGCCCACCACCTCGGGCTCGTCGAGGTAGGTCCGGCCCGGCACCGTCGCGCCGACGTCTTTGGAGCCCACGAGGGACAGATCCAGCGAGGGCAGGACCTGATTCTTCGCAAGCTGCACGTCCACTTGGTTTTGTTTGCGCAGCGCCTGGATGCGCTTGAGCTCGGGTCTGCGCTCGAGCGCTCTTTCGATGGGATTCGGGTGTAGATGCTCCTGCGGATCCGGCAGCGCGGGCGGCAAGCGGGCGGGTGACACGAGCACGGGCGCTCCTTCTTCGTCGCGAAGGAACAGCGACAGCGCGATCGCCGCCTGCTCGAGCGTTCGTTCGGCCGCCACCACCCGCTCTTGGCGCTCGGCGATGGCCCGTTCGTTGTCCAGGCGATCGATGTCGGCCACGTCTCCCAGATCGCTGCGCCGGCGCACGGCCTCGTCGCGCACCTCGGCGATGGTGAGCAGGTCCTGTGCGATCCTGAGCCGGCGTCCGGCGATCACCCAATCCCAGTACCGGTAGGCGGCGCTGCGCTGAAGGTCGAGCACGAAGAGCCCGATGTCGCCTTCGGCCACCGTCCGCCCAAGCTCGGCCTTGCGGACGTCGGCACGGCGCTTGTCCACGGCCCCGTTGCGCAAGATCGGCACGGACACGCCCGCCCTGAGTTCACCGCCCTTGTTGGTCTCGAGATTGCCGTAGTACGGGGGAATGTCACCCCGCCCGAGGCGCCACCCTCCAAAGACTGTGGTGCCCCAAAGGGGCGTGGGTTGCTCGAGAAGCGAATCCACCGAGAGGTAGTCGTAGTACCCAAGACCCACGACCGAACCGCGGGTGCGCCAGTTGAGGTCGAAGCCACCGCGGGCCGAAAGAAGGTCGGCCTCGGCCACATCGCGACGAAGCAGCGCGGCCACGAGCAAGGGGTAAGAGCGCTCTGCCGACGCCAGAACCTCATCGAGGCCAAGCGGCGTCGTGGTGGCGTCGAGAGCCCCTGCCAGCGCCTCACCCGGTACCGGCAGTTTCGGCGCGGGATTTTCCACCGCCACCGGCGGCGGCGGCAGTCGCAGCTGCAGCGACGGAGGCGCAGCTTCCACCGCCGCCCCCACGCAGAGGAGCAGCAACACGAGCCCCGTGATGCGAACCACCTCTAACCCTCGTCCTTGCCGCCCTTGGAGCCGTCGTCCACGGGTTTACCGTCGTTGTTGTCCTTTTTGGCGGGAGCGTCTGCTTCGGGAAGGATCATCGGCGGGAAGCCGTTGAAGATACGCCACAGCTCGAAGCCCAAACGGACTTGTCCCAGCAAGACCCAGCCCCGCGCCCGCACGCCCTGGCGCAAGAAGCGGCCCTCGGGCCAGGGCTCGTCGGCCTCGTCGGGGACCACCACGATGCGGAAATCACCGCGGCCGTTGTCCGCAGCGTCCACGAACGCCACCGTGGCGCCAAACGTACCCACGGCCACCGAAGGCCATCCCGTGAACTGAATGGCCGGCCAGCCCTCGAACTGCAAGCGCACGTGCCGTCCCGCCGAGACCAAGGGAATGTCGTTGCCGTCGACCCACAGCTCGACCGCGCGCTGAACCGTGTCGGGCACCAGCACCATCAGGGGATCACCGGCCTTCACCATCTCGGCCCCCTCCCCCACGTGCAACCGCAACACGGTGCCGGGGCGGGGCGCATGCAAGACCTGGGAGCGCTGCCGGGACAGCCTCACTTCGATCCTGTTCAACTCGGCTTCGGCGTGGTGCACGTCCTCCTGGGCCTTGGCCCTGTCGGCACGCGCGGACTCGATCGCGGCGCCGATGTCGGTGCCCACCTTGCGCTGCTCGGAGCGGAGCGCCTGAAGCTCATTGCGAGCAGCGCTGAGCGCGGCCAGGGCCTTGTCCACGTCGGTGCTTCGCTGCGCGCCTTCCATCTGGGCAAGCTCCACCGCACGCTTCGACGCCAATCCCTCGTCCAGCAAACGTGACTGCCGCTCGAGGTTCAGCTGAGCCGCCACGTCGGCCGCACGCGCCGCGCTCAGCGTTTGTTCCGCCGCGCGCTGCCGGTCGACCGCCATCTGCACCCTGGATTCGGCGGCGTTGACGCCCAGCGAACGAGACTCGGTGAGCGAGCCGATGCGCTCGTCCACCGTCATGGCGCGCTCTTTCGAGCGCTCCAGCTTGTCGCGGATGGCGTTCGCCTCGGCTATCAGGCGGTCCAGGATCATGGGGTCGTTGTCGGTGATCTCGAGCAAGCGATCGCCCGTATTCACCCGTGAGCCCTCCTGCACCCACCACCTTACGATGCGTCCTTCGAGGGGCGCGGAGATGGTCTGCTGCCGCTCGAGGGGCGTGTACGCAATCACGCGGCCCATGCCCGAAGCCGACTGCTGCCAGGGCAAAAGCGCCAGCGCGAAGCCGAAGAGCAGGAACATCAACGCCATCCACTGCGCCACCCGTCGCGCCACGCGGGCCGAGCGCACCTGGCGAAGCGCTGGAAAATCGGCGATTTCGGGACGCACAAGCGGTGGCTGTTCCGTCTTTTGTGTCACGCGCTTCATGCCGCCCCTCCTTCGATCTCGGGGTTCCCCACCGCACTCGTGCCCGTGAGCCGTGCGAGGGCCGAGTTGACGCGCCTGCCGCCCCCGAGCTCAATCGCCCGATCGCAGGCGGCCACCACGTCTCGGTCGTGAGAGACCACGAGCACGGTCCACGGTGTCTGCCGTCCCAAAACCGCAGACAGCGCCAAGTCGCGGACGTCGGGCGCCAGCGTGTCGAGGGTTTCTCGAATGAGCAGCAGCCGCGGACGGGCCACGAGCGCGCGGGCCAACATCAACCGCCGCGCTTGACCGCCCGAAAGCGGTGAGCCGCCCGTCACCACGTGGGTGTTGAGCCCCTCGGGCAGCGCCAGCACGTCTTCCAGCAGCCCGACGCGTGACAGAGCCTCTCGGATCTCCGTCGAGCTGACGTCGGTTCGACCCATGCTGACGTTGTCAGCCACGGTGCCCTCGATGATCTCCACGCCGTTCAGCATCACCACGTCCTTGCGGAGGGCATCGATGCGCACGTCACGCACATCCAAGCCATCGACGAGCACGGCCCCGGAGGACGGGCGACGCAACCCGAACGCAAGGTCGAGCAGCGTTCCCTTGCCCGCGCCGCTGCCCCCGACGAGTGCCACGCGCTCCCCTGGCTTTAGCTCGAAGCTCACGTTCGACAGGGCAGGCCGCCCGTCCACATAGCAATAAGACACCGCGCGAAAGCTCACGGCAGCCGGGGTGCTCCTGGGTGGCAACGCTTCACCATGCACCTTCTCGAGAGGCAAATCGATGAGCACGCCCAGCTTGTCCACGGCGGCCACCAACTTGTAAAACGCATCCAGCGTTTTTCCCAGCTTCGTGAAGCCTGCCACCACGCTGGTGAGGATGAGCTCGGCCGCCACCAGCTGGCCCAAGGTCAGCTGCCGCTGGATCACCAGCCAGCCGCCCACGCCCAGCAAAACCGTGCTCGACACCGCTTGCAGCGTGAGGCCTCCCACGAGCTGGCGCATGACCACGCCGAATTGCTTCTTGCGGGCCAGGAGATACTCCTTTGCCAGCGCGTCGGCACGCCCGAGGGCCATGGAAAGCCCACCCGCGGTCTTGAAGCTCGCGGGGTGTCGCGCCAGCTCCTCGAGCCAAGCCGCCATGGCGTACTTCGCCTTCGATTCCTTGATGGCATAGGTGATGCCCCCGCGGCCCATGACGAAGATCACGAAGGCCAGCCCCGCGATGAGCAGGCCCGCGAACGCAAGCAGCACGGGGTGGTAAAAGGCCAGGAGCAGAAGCCCGGTCGACAGCTGCAGAAGCAGGCCCAGGCCCTCGATGAGCAGCTGCGCCGCGCTTTTTTGAACCGTGACCACGTCGAAGAAGCGGTTCACCAGCTCGGGCCCGTACTTGCCCTCGTAGGCGTCCAGTCGCACGCGCGGCAAGCGGTAGGCCAGGTCGGCCGCCGCCCGCACGAACACCCGCCGCTGGATCATCTCCACCACGTAGTACTGCAAAGAACGAAGCAGGGTCACGATGCCCAGACACGCCAGGAGGATCAGGGCCAAGACCACCAGGGGCTGCAGCAACGTGCCGAAGGCCACGGTGTTGACCAAAGACTGAACCGCGACCGGGGTGGCCAGGCTCATCACCCCAACCCCTACGGCGTACGCCACCACCACCCAAAGGTCGGCCCGCTCCGTCTTCAGCAACGAGCGCAGACGCGGCAGCGGCGGAGGCGGCGCGGCCGTGTCGTCGGCATGCCCGGCCTCGTCGTGGGCCCGCAGAGCTTCGAGCGGCGCCGCGAGCTCGGCGAACACCGCCCGCACGGAGGCGGCCGGTCCCCTCGCGTCGAGCAGCGCGCACAGATGCTCGGGGTCGAGCCACCTTTCGCTCCCGCCCCCCGCGGACGAGGCCACCTTGACTTTGCGGCCCGCGCGCTCGGTGATCGCGATCAGCTGCGGCTCGCCTTCGGCCTCGCACCACATCAGCAGGTGCGCGTCGCGGCTCACCACCGTCAACAGTTCGGCCACGGGTCGAGTCACCTCGGTCAGCGCCAGACCCGCGCTGGGGGCTGCCACCGCGAGCCGCTGATGCCACGTCTCGGCCAGCGGCCCGGGCAGGTCTCGCTGCGCCTCCAGCACCGCCGCCCTCATCTTGGAGGGCTCGTAGGAAGCACCATGGCAGTGGGCTAGGTGCTCCAGGCCCCACAGCAGAATTTCTTGTTCGACGGTGGCCTCGAACGCGGATTCGGCGCGGGTTCGTCCCCCGGAACCGTTGGAAGGGTCGTCGCTCATCTTTTGGATCGGCTTTCGAAGGCGGCCGCGTCACGGCCGGTGCGGGCTTACGAAAGCATCGGCGGGCGCGGGTTCAAAATTCACTCAAGGTGTACGCCCCGAAAGGACAGCGTCAAGCAAATGCGGACGCAGCAAAGTATAGAAAATACCGATGCGAGGGCCCCGCTTTCCCTGAAGAGCCCTCGCACCCCGCCCGTTGTGTCCCGGGCTCCCGAACGCACACGGGGACATGACCGCGCGCACGGGGCCGTCCCCGTGCGCACCGTGGTTCAGATGTCGTAGCGGAGTTCCACTTCGAGGTAGTGAGCCAGGTCGTCGGCCGGGAAGACCTGACCGCTCGGAGGCGGTGCGAAATCGGTACACGGCCATGAACAAGAATATGAAGTACTTTTTTCCCCCCGGCAGCGAAGGCGACAACGTCCGGAGCACGAACGCACGTGCCCCGCATCGAGATCGAAACAGAACCAGGCCCCTCCCGTCCGGTCAACGATCCCCGAGCGGGGGCTTGACGCCCTCGAGCTCGGCCTGCAGCCGCTCGGCTTCTGCCACCGCCTCTGCGTACTCCACGATCTTTCCCCGCCGCTGCAGTTGCATGGCCTCTTCCCACTTGGCGGCCACCCGCCGCGCGAGCTCCGCCGCGGGATCCCGTCGAAACCAGTCGAACAAACCCATGATGTACTTGGATGCCGGAACGGGCTTCGGTCCGGCACCGGCGCCTCACGTCCCTCGAAACTGGACGCGCGGTGCGAGGGTGACCTTCGTCGCGACCGAGTTTGCGATGAAGCATCCCTCATGCGCCTTTTCCACCAGCGCGAGGGCCTTCGCTTCGTCCGCGCCCGGGCGCAGGGTGATGGTGGGACGAAGCGTGACCGACGACATCCGCATCCTGCCATCGACCACACTCAAGGAGCCCTCCGCGTCGTCCACGTACGTCACCAACCCCACTGCGCTTCGCGCCGCGAGAAACAAGTACGTGAGCGCTTGGCACGACGAGAGCGAGGCCACGAAGAGCTGCTCGGGGTTGAGGCGCGTGGGGTCGCCCTTGTAGGCCGGTGCGGCGGACATCGGCAAGGTGGGCAGCCCCTCCCATTGCACGTCGAGGTCGCGGCTGTAGGCCGTACCCTCGAGCGGTCCACCGGTAGCTCCGGTCCATTCCAATCGACAACGAAACGTCTCAGGCATGACATGAGTTTGTCACGCAACAGGCCGGCTGGGGGAAAGAAGGCACGCGAGCGCAGACAAGCTGTCACCAAGCCGTCGCCCTCGTGCCTTTTGGCCCGCCTACCATCGAAGGCATGCAACCTGCTTCCGGGCCCCGCCGCCTCGTTGATGTTTCCGGCGCCTTCGACTCTGCGTTCAGTAAAAAACTATACTCGTTGGTGGGCTCGCCCTTCGAGAAGCTGCTGTCCCTGCATACCTTGAACCAGCTCTACAGCGACAACCTTCCTGGCGACGAAAGCTTCGCCGGTTTCTTCGCTGCGAGCCTCAAGGTCCTTTCCATCGAGTATCACTTGAGCGACGCGGATCGCGCCCGCATCCCGAAGGAAGGGCCTGTGATCATCGTGGCCAACCATCCGTTCGGTGCGGTGGAAGGGCTGATTCTCGGCGACCTCCTCACGGGGGTACGCCCCGATGTCCGGCTCATGGCCAACTACCTCCTGGGGCAGGTTCCGGAGATGCGCCCGTGGCTCATCTCGGTGGATCCCTTTGGCTCCCGCCAGAGCACGCATGCCAACCTCGCCCCTCTGCGCGCGGCGCTACGCTGGCTCCGCGAGGGCGGCATGCTGGTGACGTTTCCTTCAGGGACCGTCTCCCACTTGCACGTGCGGCAGCGCGCCGTGGTGGATCCCCCCTGGGCCCACGGCGTCGCCGCGCTCGCGCGGCGCTCGGGCGCCACGGTCGTCCCCGTCTTCTTCGAGGGCCGTAACAGCAACTGGTTTCAGCTGGCCGGTCTGCTGCACCCGCGCCTGCGCACGGCCCTTTTGCCGAAGGAGCTCCTGCGCCGCAGCCGGTCCACGATTTCGCTGCGCGTGGGCAAACCCATCGGGCCCGAGAAGATCGCGCGACGAAGAGACGACGCGGAGATCACGCAGTACCTGCGCTTCAAAACCTACGCCCTGGCGAACCGCGAAAGCGCGGTGCGCCCCCGCTTTCGTCCCCTGCCCGCCGCAAGCCCTGCAGTCGAGATCGCGCCCGCGGTCAACCCCGACGTGCTCAAGGCCGAAGTGACCAGGCTGCCCTCGGATGCCAAGTTGATCGAGCAGGGGCCTTACGCGGTTTATCTGGCGCGCGCCGCGCAAATCCCCGCTGTCATGCGCGAGATCGGGCACCTGAGGGAGACGACCTTCCGGGCCGTGGGAGAGGGCACCGGGTTGGCACTGGATCTCGACTCCTTCGACAAGACGTACCTGCATCTGTTCATGTGGAACCACGAGTCGAACGAGCTCGTCGGCAGCTATCGCCTGGGCGTGGCGGACGAGCTGCTCGAAAAAGAGGGGCTCGAGGGCCTTTACACCAGCACGCTCTTCAAGTTCAAACCCGGTTTCCTCGATCGACTGAACCCGGCCATCGAGCTCGGCCGTTCGTTCATCCGCGCCGAGTACCAGCGCAAGCCCCTGTCACTCGCGCTCCTGTGGCGCGGTATCGGCGAGTTTCTCGTAAGAAACCCCCAGTACAAGACCCTCTTTGGTCCCGTGAGCATCAGCCGCGACTACGAGAGCACGTCGCGCCGCCTGATGGTCGAGTTCCTGGCCCAGGCTGCCTCGGGCGACGAACAGCTCAAAGCGTTGGTCAAGCCCAAGAACCCGCCACGGGCCCGCATCGGTGAAGACGAGCGCGCGGTTCTGCAGGGTGCCCGCGACGTCGAGGATCTTTCCAACCTCATCGCCGATCTCGAGAAGGACGACAAGGGCCTTCCGGTGCTGCTCAAGCACTACCTCAAGCTGAACGCGCGGCTTTATGGGTTCAACGTCGATCCCGCCTTTGGCAACTGCCTCGACGGCCTCATCGTGGTGGACCTGCGCACGACGAATCCGAAGGTGCTCAAGCGCTTCATGGGAGAAGCGGGGTACGCTTTCTACGCCAGCGTCGCCTAGCGCCCTCGCGCCTTTGCCTCTGTCACACGACTGTCGCACAGTTGTTTCTGCGGCACGGTTGCTGTCGTTGCGAAATTGTCACACCATGAAAGACCGTGCTCTTGATTCGCGTGACACGATGGCTGGTTGGGTTCGTGGCGTTGGCCACGGTCTCCGACTGGTCAGCGTGGCGTAGCCGGACAGAGCCGATATCAGCCTCGGCCGTCTCCCTCGAGATTGACACCTCCGCCGTGCAGGCCGAGGTGGACGAGCGCTTCCTCTCCGTGGCGGTCGACATCGCGAATGTGGTGGGTGGTGCGTTCTGGGATCCCGACCGCAATGCGGGCGCCATGGCCACGGCCCAAGTACCTCCTTACGACTTTTCGCGCCCAGCGCTCCGCAGCCTGGCCGAGGCCCTGGCGCCCGCCTACCTGCGCGTGGGTGGAACCGATGCAGACCGCACGGTCTACGAAGCCGCGGGAGCGCCCGCCGACGTGGGCGCGGGCCGGTGGCGCCTCAGCCGGAAGACCTGGCAGAACGTGAGCCGCTTCGCGCAGGACGTGGGCTTTCGCCTGATCTTCACCCTCAACGCCGGCGAGGCCGCGCGAGACGCCTCCGGGCGGTGGGATCCCGCCAGCGCGCGTGGGCTCATCGAAGAAGCCGTGGCGGCAGGTGATCCGGTGGACGTTTGGGAGTTCGGCAACGAGCTCAACGTCTTCCCGCTCCTGCATCACCGCTGGCTCTCGCCCCGTGCCTACGCAGACGATCTCCAGCTGGTGCGCTGGCTCCTGCGCGACACGGCACCCAAAGCGCAGTTGGCGGGTCCCGCGGTGGCGTTCTGGCCCCTGCTCGGAGAAGGCCTGCCCTTTTACGGACGCTTCATGCGGGCCGGGGGTGATCTGCTCGACATCGTCACGTGGCACTATTACCCCTCTCAGTCGTACCGCTGTCCGGTGGCCACACAACGTGCGAAAGCGGGTGAGGTGCTGCGGCCCCGGCAGCTGGCCGAAATTGATCGGTGGGCCGCTTTCGTCGAAGACACACGGGATCAGCACGGTCCCCAGGCCGCCGTGTGGTTGGGCGAAACCGGCGGCGCCCAGTGCGGCGGGGAGCCCGGGGCGTCCGATCGTTTTGCCAGCAGCCTGTGGTGGGTGGACCAGCTCGGGCGGATCGCCCGGCGGGGGCAGCCCATCGTGGTGCGGCAGACTCTGTCAGGAGGTGACTACGGCTTGATCGACGACGAAACGCTGGCGCCCAACCCGGATTACTGGGCTTCGCTGCTGTGGCGTCGGCTGATGGGAACGAGGGTCCTTCCCACGCAGCTGCGGACGGGCCTGGGCCCCGTGTCCGCCTACGCGCACTGCACACGAGGCGAAGCGGCCCCCGGATCGGTGACGCTGGCCCTCGTCAACGTGCACCCCACCCGTCCTATCGACGTCGACCTGCCTGACCTGGGCCCCGAGGCGAGGCTCTACCTCGTGCAGGCCTCCAGCCCCGAAGCACACCGTGTGACCCTCAACGGCAAGCCTCTCGCGCTCACGGCCGAGGGCGCCGTGCCGCCCACCGAGGGCGTGCATGTGCACCATCCCCAGCTCCTGAGCCTGCCCCCGCACGCCTTCGCCTTCGTCACCTTCCCCCAGGCGGCGGCCTCCGCCTGTCGCTGAGCTGAGCCGCCCGCCACCCTCAAGGCGTGAACAGGTGCGTGGCGGCGCGGCGTCCGAGCGCCGCCATGGGCAACGTATGAACGCAGCGCTCGAGGTGGCTTTTGATGCCTTCGGGCACCCGCTTGGCCTCCCAATGCTCGAAGGCCTGGGCCAGCTCGGCCTGCTCTTCGGGCGTGAACAAGCGCTCGGCGGCAGCCACCAGCATCGCGTCTTCCTTCAGCTCGTGAGCCCGGACCACCTGCACCATGTGCAACACCTGCCGCACCCACTCCTTTTCGGCCCCCGGCACCTTTGCACCCATACCATCCGTGGCGTCCGCCACAGCCTCGAGGATTTCAGCCATGCGTGCGTGTTCCTCCTCGATTCGGGCCAGGGGCAGCCCCGCCAGAGAGACGCCCTTACGCGCCAGTCGCGGGTAGAGCACCTCGACCTCCTTGGCGTTGTGGTTGCGCTCGACGAAGCGGTGGAAAAAGTCCCAGACGCCGTCGAGCACGGGCCCATCGACCTCCCGCCCTTGAGCCACCCGCTCGGCCAGAGCCGCCGCCGCGTCGAGCATATCGGCGATCACCTGGTGCTCTCGCCGGATACGGTCGGTGCCCACCGTCATGCTCGTCGGTTGAGTTCCAGTCCCTAGAGTTGCCATGACACCCCTCCTGTCCAGGCTCGCAGCCCTGCCCGACCCCGCCGCAAAGGCCCTTGGAACGAACTCCAAAGGTCCCGAGGGCCACCTTTGTTTCCAGCAAATTTCAGGCCGTGCCGGTCACCATGTCTTTTCAGGGGTCTAGGGTCGATCCGCGCGGGGCTTGGCCGCAAACCCTGCACCAGTTGCCCCCCACCCCCGAACGTCATGCGTGTTCGGGGCCGGGGGCTACCAGGTCAAGAGCGCCCCGAACGGGGTCCGCCCAGAGCGGCGAAGGGGTTGTTGAAGGGTTGCTGCGGCTGACGTGGCGGTGTCGACACGCGCGGTCCGCGCTCGGATCCTCCGCGCTGCGGCGGGCGGCCGGGCGCACGGGCTTCGGACGGTGCGGGCCGCGTTTTGCCCACGGCCGCCTCGCCGTCCGAGCGCATGGTGAGCGCGATGCGCTTTTTGTCGAGGTCGATCTCGACCACGCGCACGTTCACGCGATCGCCGGGACTAACCACCTCGCGCGGATCCTTGACGAACCGGTCCGCCAGCTGGGAAATGTGCACCAGGCCGTCCTGGTGTACACCCACATCGACGAACGCACCGAAGTTGGTCACGTTCGTCACGATGCCCGGGCAGACCATCCCGGGCTTCAAGTCCGAAAGCTCGTGAACGTCGGCGCGGTAGGCGAAAGCCACGAATGAGTCGCGGGGATCGCGGCCGGGCTTTTCCAGCTCGGCCACCACGTCCGAGAAGGTGAACGTGCCGAGTTCCTCCGAGAGATCTTTCGACTGCTTCACCGCGCTCACGCCGGAACCCAGAAGTCCGGCCACCCCCAGGCCCATCCGCGAGGCGAGCCGCTCGAGGGCGCCGTAGCGCTCCGGGTGCACGCCCGTGTTGTCGAGCGGGTTCTCCCCACCCGGGATGCGGAGAAAGCCCGCGGCCTGCTCGAAGGTCTTCTGCGAGAACCTCGGCACCTCCAGCAGCTCCTGTCGGTTCTTGAATAGGCCCTGCTTGGCCCTGTAGGCCACGATGGCCTTCGCAAGGCCCGGCCCGATGCCCGAGACGTGCTGGAGCAAGTGCATGCTGGCCGTGTTCAGATTGACGCCCACCTGGTTCACGCAGGAATCCACCACGGCGTCCAGGCTCTTCTTGAGCGCGTTGGGAGACACATCGTGCTGATACTGGCCCACGCCGATGCTCTTCGGATCCACCTTCACCAGCTCGGCCAAGGGGTCCTGCAAGCGACGGGCAATGGAGATCGCGCCGCGCACCGTCAGATCCAGGTCGGGGAACTCTTCTCGCGCCACGTCGCTCGCGCTGTAGATGCTCGCGCCCGATTCGCTCACCATCACCACGGGTGTATGGCTGCCCGCTTCCTTGAGCGCCTGCTGCACGAAAGCCTCCGTTTCCCGCCCCGCCGTGCCGTTGCCTACGGCCACGGCTTGCACGCCCCCCTGCTCGACGAGCTTCGCCAGCAGCATCTTGGCTTCCTGACGGCCCCGCTCGGACTCGAGGTGCATGAGGGCATTGCCCACGTAGGCCCCGGAGCTATCCACCATGGCCAGCTTGCACCCGGTGCGAATGCCGGGATCGACGCCCAACACCGCCTTGGCCCCAAAGGGCGCTGCCAGCAGGAGCTTGCGCACGTTCTCCGCGAACACGTTGATCGCGGCTTCATCGGCCACGTCCCGCAACGCCTTGTGCACTTCGTTTTCGATGGCGGGGATGACGTGGGCGCGCGCGGCCAGGCGGGCGGCCGTTTTGAGCAGGCTCGCCCCCGCGAAATCGGGCACCGTGAGGGCTGCCGCCTCGAAACGCGCCACCACGGAGTCCACGAGGGGGTCGGGCGTGCGCAGACGCGCAAGCGCATCTTCGCTTTCGGCCGGATCCACCGGGGGCAATGGCCCGCCGAGCGACAACACCAACTCTTCTTCCATCCATCCCCGCCGCATCGCCAGGTACCGATGCGAGCTTTCGGGCTTCATGAGCGAGGGCACCGGCTCCTGGTGATCGAAATACAGCTCGAACTTGCTGTGCGGCTTGGCCTTCGCGCCCTTGCGGCTACGGGCGAGGGATTCGCTGAAGTACTGTTGCCGCACCTCTTGGCGCAAGCCCGCGTCCTCGGACAGGCGCTCGGTCAAAATGTCCGTGGCGCCGGCCAACGCTTTTTGCGCGCTGTCGATCTCCTTTTCCGCGTTGAGGAAAGCCGCCGCCTTTGCCTCGGGCGTCTCCGTGGCGGTCACCCGCCCGTGGGCCGCGTCCCAGAGCCAATCAGCCAGCGGCTCGAGTCCCGCCTCGCGCGCGAGGGCGGCCTTGGTTTTGCGCTTCTGCTTGTAGGGCAGGTACAGATCCTCGAGCGCCACCAGATCGTAGGTGGAGAGAATCTTCTCTTTGAGCGCATCGGTCAGCTTCTTCTGCCTGTCGATCTCCTC
Coding sequences within:
- a CDS encoding HlyD family secretion protein; the encoded protein is MKRVTQKTEQPPLVRPEIADFPALRQVRSARVARRVAQWMALMFLLFGFALALLPWQQSASGMGRVIAYTPLERQQTISAPLEGRIVRWWVQEGSRVNTGDRLLEITDNDPMILDRLIAEANAIRDKLERSKERAMTVDERIGSLTESRSLGVNAAESRVQMAVDRQRAAEQTLSAARAADVAAQLNLERQSRLLDEGLASKRAVELAQMEGAQRSTDVDKALAALSAARNELQALRSEQRKVGTDIGAAIESARADRAKAQEDVHHAEAELNRIEVRLSRQRSQVLHAPRPGTVLRLHVGEGAEMVKAGDPLMVLVPDTVQRAVELWVDGNDIPLVSAGRHVRLQFEGWPAIQFTGWPSVAVGTFGATVAFVDAADNGRGDFRIVVVPDEADEPWPEGRFLRQGVRARGWVLLGQVRLGFELWRIFNGFPPMILPEADAPAKKDNNDGKPVDDGSKGGKDEG
- a CDS encoding ABC transporter ATP-binding protein/permease: MSDDPSNGSGGRTRAESAFEATVEQEILLWGLEHLAHCHGASYEPSKMRAAVLEAQRDLPGPLAETWHQRLAVAAPSAGLALTEVTRPVAELLTVVSRDAHLLMWCEAEGEPQLIAITERAGRKVKVASSAGGGSERWLDPEHLCALLDARGPAASVRAVFAELAAPLEALRAHDEAGHADDTAAPPPPLPRLRSLLKTERADLWVVVAYAVGVGVMSLATPVAVQSLVNTVAFGTLLQPLVVLALILLACLGIVTLLRSLQYYVVEMIQRRVFVRAAADLAYRLPRVRLDAYEGKYGPELVNRFFDVVTVQKSAAQLLIEGLGLLLQLSTGLLLLAFYHPVLLAFAGLLIAGLAFVIFVMGRGGITYAIKESKAKYAMAAWLEELARHPASFKTAGGLSMALGRADALAKEYLLARKKQFGVVMRQLVGGLTLQAVSSTVLLGVGGWLVIQRQLTLGQLVAAELILTSVVAGFTKLGKTLDAFYKLVAAVDKLGVLIDLPLEKVHGEALPPRSTPAAVSFRAVSYCYVDGRPALSNVSFELKPGERVALVGGSGAGKGTLLDLAFGLRRPSSGAVLVDGLDVRDVRIDALRKDVVMLNGVEIIEGTVADNVSMGRTDVSSTEIREALSRVGLLEDVLALPEGLNTHVVTGGSPLSGGQARRLMLARALVARPRLLLIRETLDTLAPDVRDLALSAVLGRQTPWTVLVVSHDRDVVAACDRAIELGGGRRVNSALARLTGTSAVGNPEIEGGAA
- a CDS encoding lysophospholipid acyltransferase family protein, encoding MQPASGPRRLVDVSGAFDSAFSKKLYSLVGSPFEKLLSLHTLNQLYSDNLPGDESFAGFFAASLKVLSIEYHLSDADRARIPKEGPVIIVANHPFGAVEGLILGDLLTGVRPDVRLMANYLLGQVPEMRPWLISVDPFGSRQSTHANLAPLRAALRWLREGGMLVTFPSGTVSHLHVRQRAVVDPPWAHGVAALARRSGATVVPVFFEGRNSNWFQLAGLLHPRLRTALLPKELLRRSRSTISLRVGKPIGPEKIARRRDDAEITQYLRFKTYALANRESAVRPRFRPLPAASPAVEIAPAVNPDVLKAEVTRLPSDAKLIEQGPYAVYLARAAQIPAVMREIGHLRETTFRAVGEGTGLALDLDSFDKTYLHLFMWNHESNELVGSYRLGVADELLEKEGLEGLYTSTLFKFKPGFLDRLNPAIELGRSFIRAEYQRKPLSLALLWRGIGEFLVRNPQYKTLFGPVSISRDYESTSRRLMVEFLAQAASGDEQLKALVKPKNPPRARIGEDERAVLQGARDVEDLSNLIADLEKDDKGLPVLLKHYLKLNARLYGFNVDPAFGNCLDGLIVVDLRTTNPKVLKRFMGEAGYAFYASVA
- a CDS encoding OsmC family protein, which codes for MPETFRCRLEWTGATGGPLEGTAYSRDLDVQWEGLPTLPMSAAPAYKGDPTRLNPEQLFVASLSSCQALTYLFLAARSAVGLVTYVDDAEGSLSVVDGRMRMSSVTLRPTITLRPGADEAKALALVEKAHEGCFIANSVATKVTLAPRVQFRGT
- a CDS encoding hemerythrin domain-containing protein is translated as MATLGTGTQPTSMTVGTDRIRREHQVIADMLDAAAALAERVAQGREVDGPVLDGVWDFFHRFVERNHNAKEVEVLYPRLARKGVSLAGLPLARIEEEHARMAEILEAVADATDGMGAKVPGAEKEWVRQVLHMVQVVRAHELKEDAMLVAAAERLFTPEEQAELAQAFEHWEAKRVPEGIKSHLERCVHTLPMAALGRRAATHLFTP
- a CDS encoding TolC family protein, coding for MVRITGLVLLLLCVGAAVEAAPPSLQLRLPPPPVAVENPAPKLPVPGEALAGALDATTTPLGLDEVLASAERSYPLLVAALLRRDVAEADLLSARGGFDLNWRTRGSVVGLGYYDYLSVDSLLEQPTPLWGTTVFGGWRLGRGDIPPYYGNLETNKGGELRAGVSVPILRNGAVDKRRADVRKAELGRTVAEGDIGLFVLDLQRSAAYRYWDWVIAGRRLRIAQDLLTIAEVRDEAVRRRSDLGDVADIDRLDNERAIAERQERVVAAERTLEQAAIALSLFLRDEEGAPVLVSPARLPPALPDPQEHLHPNPIERALERRPELKRIQALRKQNQVDVQLAKNQVLPSLDLSLVGSKDVGATVPGRTYLDEPEVVGGVLFEVPLQRRVAKGRLQAAQAALARLTAEEQMARDRITADVRDALSALHAASQRVDLAREQLRLAVKLEEAERTRFDLGESNLLFVNLREQATASAALVEAEALGSWLRAQADFRAAIGGVSQDDEPALRDP